One genomic segment of Rhizobium gallicum bv. gallicum R602sp includes these proteins:
- a CDS encoding LysR family transcriptional regulator, whose translation MDRFDAMRVFCRIVELRSFTLAAEDTGLPRSTVTDAVKQLEARLGVQLLQRTTRHVSPTLDGEAYYQRCLSILADIEEAEGAFVGAKPKGMLRVDVHGTLARHFVLPSLPSFLETYPDIEFYMSEGDRLVDLVREGIDCVLRVGVPQDSDMIARRVATLEEITLASPAYLELHGIPEHPDKLDGHRMVGFRSSATGGLLPLEFIVDGKVRTMSIPAIVSVNAAESLHSAARYGLGIIQVPRYHAERYIASGELVQILKGFPPTETPVSLLYPRNRQLSPRVRVFIDWLVKLFGQQRASFG comes from the coding sequence ATGGACCGATTTGATGCCATGCGGGTCTTTTGCCGCATCGTGGAACTCCGCAGCTTCACGCTCGCGGCCGAGGATACGGGCCTGCCCCGCTCGACGGTGACCGATGCCGTCAAGCAGTTGGAAGCGCGCCTGGGCGTGCAGCTGCTCCAGCGCACCACCCGCCATGTCAGCCCGACGCTCGACGGCGAGGCCTATTACCAGCGCTGCCTTTCGATCCTCGCCGACATCGAGGAGGCCGAAGGCGCCTTTGTCGGCGCCAAACCGAAGGGCATGTTGCGGGTCGATGTGCACGGCACGCTTGCCAGGCATTTCGTGCTGCCGAGCCTGCCATCCTTCCTGGAGACCTATCCGGATATCGAATTTTACATGAGCGAAGGCGATCGTCTGGTCGATCTCGTCCGTGAAGGCATCGATTGCGTGTTGCGCGTGGGCGTGCCGCAAGATAGCGACATGATCGCCCGCCGCGTGGCCACGCTGGAAGAGATCACCCTCGCCTCACCCGCCTATCTCGAACTCCACGGCATACCGGAACATCCCGACAAGCTCGACGGCCACCGCATGGTCGGGTTCCGGTCCAGCGCCACCGGCGGGCTGCTGCCGCTCGAATTCATCGTCGACGGAAAGGTCCGCACCATGTCGATCCCAGCCATCGTCTCGGTCAATGCAGCCGAAAGCCTCCATTCGGCGGCACGCTACGGACTGGGCATCATCCAAGTGCCGCGCTACCATGCCGAACGCTACATCGCCTCCGGCGAGCTCGTTCAGATCCTGAAAGGCTTCCCGCCGACCGAGACGCCGGTCTCGCTCCTTTATCCGCGCAATCGTCAACTTTCGCCGCGCGTTCGCGTCTTCATAGACTGGCTGGTGAAGCTCTTTGGGCAGCAGCGGGCAAGTTTCGGGTAG
- a CDS encoding DHA2 family efflux MFS transporter permease subunit — MSNAATSPAGPVANRGAITACVILAVIMQALDTTIANVALPYIQGSVSASADQINWVLTSYIVAAAIMTPPSGFLAAKFGRKNVLLTAIAGFVVASVLCGVAQSLPQIVAFRLLQGLFGAALVPLSQGILLDIYTVEERGSAMALFGVSVMVGPVLGPVIGGWLTDNISWRWVFYINVPIGALAFAGIVIFVSETKRDALAKLDWFGFGMMSLFIAALQLFLDRGEQLDWFSSGEIMVEAIVCAAAFYLLLVHTLTAEKSFVNPRLFLDQNFAISMVFIFVVGVTYLASLALMTPYLQTLMGYPVITAGIVMGPRGIGTMLCMFIVGRLIGKVDTRWLLVFGLGLTAWAMYDMTGWTPDVSQWTIVSVGFIQGAGLGFLFVPLTTIAFSTLPAHMRSEGTGLYNLSRNIGSSVGISIVSALIVENTQSNHASIAAYVTPFNRAFDTAAAQSLSPLTAAGRASLNELITLQSTIIAYMDDFKLLMLMSLGVMPLALILRKPKAAPASTDHSAVME, encoded by the coding sequence ATGAGTAACGCTGCAACATCTCCCGCCGGCCCGGTTGCCAATCGCGGTGCGATCACGGCCTGCGTCATTCTCGCCGTCATCATGCAGGCGCTGGACACCACCATCGCCAACGTCGCGCTGCCCTATATCCAGGGCAGCGTTTCGGCCTCGGCCGACCAGATCAACTGGGTCCTGACTTCCTATATCGTCGCGGCTGCCATCATGACGCCGCCGTCGGGCTTCCTCGCCGCCAAGTTCGGCCGCAAGAACGTGCTCCTGACGGCAATTGCGGGCTTCGTCGTGGCATCGGTGCTTTGCGGCGTAGCGCAATCATTGCCGCAGATCGTCGCCTTCCGCCTTCTCCAGGGCCTCTTCGGGGCTGCTCTCGTACCGCTCTCCCAGGGCATCCTCCTCGACATCTATACGGTCGAGGAGCGCGGCTCGGCCATGGCCTTATTCGGCGTCTCGGTCATGGTCGGGCCGGTGCTGGGGCCGGTCATCGGCGGTTGGCTCACCGACAACATCAGCTGGCGCTGGGTGTTCTATATCAACGTGCCGATCGGTGCGCTCGCCTTTGCGGGCATCGTCATCTTCGTCAGCGAAACGAAGCGCGATGCGCTTGCGAAGCTCGACTGGTTCGGGTTTGGCATGATGAGCCTCTTCATCGCCGCGCTGCAGCTGTTCCTAGACCGCGGTGAACAGCTCGACTGGTTCTCGTCCGGCGAGATCATGGTCGAAGCGATCGTCTGCGCGGCAGCCTTCTATCTGCTGCTGGTTCATACGCTGACGGCCGAAAAGTCCTTCGTGAATCCACGATTGTTTCTCGACCAGAATTTCGCGATCAGCATGGTTTTCATCTTCGTGGTCGGCGTCACCTATCTCGCCTCGCTGGCGCTGATGACGCCTTATCTGCAGACGCTGATGGGCTATCCGGTCATCACGGCCGGCATCGTCATGGGGCCACGTGGCATCGGTACCATGCTTTGCATGTTCATCGTCGGGCGATTGATCGGCAAGGTCGATACCCGCTGGCTCCTCGTGTTTGGCCTCGGCCTTACGGCCTGGGCAATGTACGACATGACGGGTTGGACGCCGGACGTCTCGCAGTGGACGATCGTCTCGGTCGGTTTCATCCAGGGTGCCGGTCTCGGCTTCTTGTTCGTGCCGCTGACGACGATCGCCTTCTCGACGCTGCCGGCGCATATGCGCAGCGAGGGCACGGGCCTCTACAATCTTTCCCGCAACATCGGCTCGAGCGTCGGCATTTCGATCGTCTCGGCACTGATCGTCGAGAATACGCAGAGCAATCACGCTTCGATCGCGGCCTATGTCACGCCGTTCAACCGCGCCTTTGATACAGCCGCCGCGCAGTCGCTCAGCCCGCTCACCGCGGCGGGCCGGGCTTCGCTCAACGAGCTCATTACGCTGCAATCGACGATCATCGCTTACATGGACGACTTCAAGCTCCTGATGCTGATGTCGCTTGGGGTGATGCCTCTGGCGCTCATCTTGCGCAAACCCAAGGCGGCGCCCGCATCAACGGATCACAGCGCCGTCATGGAGTGA
- a CDS encoding DNA-3-methyladenine glycosylase yields MTNTGAIGNAPLTGRDLRGFFERDAIAVARDLVGCHLLVNDAGGRITETEAYFPHDEASHSFRGPTRRNGAMFGPPGNVYIYRIYGMYWCLNFVCTPGSAVLIRALEPQNGIAGMIERRGTDVLTRLCSGPGKLCQALDIDIAVNNRLLDRPPFAIFPSAPVPIASGTRIGITKNAEVPWRFGIQGSRYLSKPFR; encoded by the coding sequence ATGACGAACACAGGTGCCATTGGAAACGCTCCCTTGACCGGTCGTGACCTTCGAGGCTTCTTCGAGCGCGATGCGATCGCCGTCGCACGCGATCTCGTCGGCTGCCACCTGCTCGTCAACGATGCGGGCGGGCGCATCACCGAGACGGAGGCCTATTTCCCGCACGACGAGGCCTCGCACAGTTTCCGCGGACCGACCAGGCGCAACGGAGCGATGTTCGGCCCGCCGGGCAATGTCTATATCTACCGCATCTACGGCATGTACTGGTGCCTGAACTTCGTCTGCACGCCGGGCTCGGCCGTCCTCATCCGCGCGCTGGAACCGCAAAACGGTATCGCCGGGATGATCGAGCGCCGCGGCACCGATGTGCTCACCCGTCTCTGCAGCGGTCCCGGCAAGCTCTGCCAGGCGCTCGATATCGATATCGCGGTCAACAACCGCCTGCTCGACCGCCCGCCTTTTGCAATCTTTCCCTCGGCGCCGGTTCCGATCGCCTCGGGCACGCGCATCGGCATAACGAAGAATGCCGAAGTTCCATGGCGCTTCGGCATTCAGGGCTCGCGATATCTGAGCAAGCCGTTCCGCTGA
- a CDS encoding HlyD family secretion protein produces MVEKSSLRVVDANAKNATEDNDPTEDKEVSEIQETVAEAPSSNSAPATAVAAPDGIKVRRRRSLTRPVLFALLPIALVAGGYFYVNGGQVMSTDNAYIQADMVGLTTDVSGIVDQINVHENERVKAGQVLFSLKSDSFRIALDGAKAQLGVQRNQIENLKASYRQSLAEITQAQADISYFQAQFDRQQSLVNSSAATRAAYDEAKHDLDAALQKVAVARAQAATTLAALGDDASQPVEQNPLYLQAKSNVDNAQRELDHSVVKAPFDGVVTNVNALQVGSYLQASQQAFSLVATSRLWIAASPKETELTYVKPGQEASIFVDTYPGVEWKGKVESISPASGSSFSLLPAQNTTGNWVKVVQRIPMRVSIDDDDGKPPLRVGMSTIVDVDTGHARGLPDFVNMLLGREAGKGHE; encoded by the coding sequence ATGGTTGAAAAATCCTCCCTCCGCGTCGTTGACGCCAACGCCAAGAATGCGACCGAAGACAACGATCCCACCGAAGACAAGGAAGTCTCCGAAATCCAGGAAACGGTAGCCGAAGCGCCTTCATCCAATTCAGCGCCGGCCACCGCAGTGGCTGCGCCCGACGGCATCAAGGTCCGCCGTCGGCGCAGCCTCACCCGCCCCGTGCTGTTTGCGCTGCTGCCAATTGCCCTTGTTGCCGGCGGTTATTTCTACGTGAATGGCGGGCAGGTCATGTCGACCGACAATGCCTATATCCAGGCGGATATGGTCGGCCTGACGACGGATGTTTCCGGCATCGTCGACCAGATCAACGTTCACGAGAACGAAAGGGTGAAGGCCGGGCAGGTGCTCTTTAGCCTGAAATCCGACAGCTTCAGGATCGCGCTCGACGGCGCAAAGGCGCAGCTTGGCGTCCAGCGCAACCAGATCGAAAACCTGAAGGCCAGCTACCGGCAGTCGCTTGCGGAAATCACGCAGGCGCAGGCCGACATTTCGTATTTCCAGGCGCAGTTCGATCGTCAGCAGAGCCTCGTCAACAGTTCGGCCGCGACACGTGCCGCCTATGATGAAGCCAAGCACGATCTCGATGCCGCGCTTCAAAAGGTTGCCGTCGCCAGGGCGCAGGCTGCAACAACGCTTGCAGCGCTCGGCGACGATGCAAGCCAGCCGGTCGAGCAGAACCCGCTCTACCTGCAGGCAAAATCAAATGTCGACAATGCCCAGCGCGAACTCGACCATAGCGTCGTCAAGGCGCCGTTCGACGGTGTCGTAACCAATGTCAACGCGCTGCAGGTCGGCTCCTACCTGCAGGCCTCGCAACAGGCCTTCTCGCTGGTTGCGACCAGCCGGCTTTGGATCGCTGCAAGCCCGAAGGAAACCGAGCTTACCTACGTGAAGCCGGGCCAAGAGGCGAGCATCTTTGTCGACACCTATCCGGGCGTCGAATGGAAGGGCAAGGTCGAAAGCATCAGTCCGGCATCCGGCTCCAGCTTCTCGCTGCTTCCGGCGCAAAACACCACTGGCAACTGGGTGAAGGTCGTGCAGCGTATTCCGATGCGTGTCAGCATCGACGATGACGACGGCAAGCCGCCGCTTCGCGTCGGCATGAGCACGATCGTCGATGTCGATACCGGCCATGCCCGCGGCCTGCCGGATTTCGTCAACATGCTGTTGGGCCGCGAAGCCGGCAAGGGCCATGAGTAA
- a CDS encoding SDR family oxidoreductase gives MASNDSKVALVTGASRSIGAAIAQRLAKDGFTVVINYSGNAAPAEELAQKIEQAGGRALTAKADVSDPEAVRQMFDGAQAAFGGIDVLVNNAGIMMLSSIADADDANFDRQVSVNLKGTFNTLREAGKRLRNGGRIINLSTSVVGVKLETYGVYAATKAAVEMLTAIMSKEMRGRNITVNAVAPGPTATDLFLNGKSDELVARMAKMNPLERLGSPEDIAAAVSFLAGADGSWINGQVLRANGGMV, from the coding sequence ATGGCCAGCAATGACAGCAAGGTCGCGCTTGTCACGGGTGCATCCCGCAGTATCGGTGCCGCCATTGCCCAACGTCTTGCCAAGGATGGCTTTACCGTCGTCATCAACTATTCCGGCAATGCCGCTCCCGCCGAAGAACTGGCCCAGAAAATCGAGCAGGCCGGCGGCAGGGCGCTGACGGCTAAGGCCGATGTCAGCGACCCCGAAGCGGTGCGCCAGATGTTCGATGGTGCGCAAGCAGCCTTCGGCGGTATCGACGTTCTCGTCAACAATGCCGGCATCATGATGCTGTCTTCAATCGCCGATGCCGACGATGCCAACTTCGACCGCCAGGTCAGCGTCAACCTGAAGGGTACGTTCAACACGCTTCGGGAAGCCGGTAAGCGCCTGCGCAACGGCGGCCGGATCATCAACCTCTCGACCAGTGTCGTCGGCGTGAAGCTCGAAACCTACGGCGTCTATGCCGCCACCAAGGCGGCGGTGGAAATGTTGACGGCGATCATGTCGAAGGAAATGCGCGGACGGAACATCACGGTCAACGCGGTCGCTCCCGGTCCGACCGCTACCGATCTCTTCCTCAATGGCAAGTCAGACGAACTCGTCGCCCGCATGGCGAAGATGAACCCGCTCGAACGCCTCGGTAGCCCGGAAGACATCGCCGCTGCCGTTTCCTTCCTCGCTGGTGCGGATGG